From Mauremys mutica isolate MM-2020 ecotype Southern chromosome 15, ASM2049712v1, whole genome shotgun sequence, one genomic window encodes:
- the LOC123349861 gene encoding protein FAM98A-like yields MDRRAAGSLGPLSEENFQRLAEAGVRSPEFTALCAQLVAELRALCPLEEDVSPTSGPEDAETFQIELSGLLQELHCPYAALTTGDVTARLGSAHSCLQLLYFLSSELQAARLLSWKRPPSPRQGAGTDAAWRELQLINQALGRPEPAPTCPIPQLLEDIKSKVAEALSALPAGHQEMAPLLRAPLTARQWETLEGIRQALCAEYECRKRMMVTRFNVTLQSFHWSERAKAQGAALLAAVSPLRQAESVASGVTPARLLAARADASRIVSTSSGHCRHRTSCAINKVLMGSVPDRGGRPKEIEPPMPTWEKRREGEGGQQRWGRRSKKKK; encoded by the exons atggaTCGCCGGGCGGCGGG GTCCCTGGGGCCACTCTCTGAGGAGAACTTCCAGCGCCTGGCCGAGGCCGGGGtgcggagccccgagttcaccgCACTCTGCGCCCAGCTGGTGGCGGAGCTCcgagccctctgccccctggagGAGGATGTCAGTCCCACCAGCG GCCCTGAAGATGCCGAGACCTTCCAGattgagctgagcgggctgctgcaggagctgcactgCCCCTATGCCGCGCTCACCACGGGGGACGTGACCGCCCGGCTGGGCAGCGCCCacagctgcctccagctgctgt ACTTCCTGAGCTCGGAGCTGCAGGCCGCCCGGCTCCTGAGCTGGAAACGCCCCCCTTCGCCGCGGCAGGGAGCGGGGACCGACGCTGCCTGGCGGGAGCTGCAGCTAATCAACCAGGCGCTGGGCAGGCCGGAGCCGGCCCcgacctgccccatcccccagctcctggaggacaTAAAATCCAAG GTAGCGGAGGCCCTGTCCGCGCTGCCTGCCGGCCACCAGGAGATGGCGCCGCTGCTGAGGGCGCCGCTGACGGCTCGGCAATGG GAGACGCTGGAGGGGATCCGGCAAGCCCTGTGTGCCGAGTACGAATGCCGCAAGCGCATGATGGTCACACGCTTCAACGTCACCCTGCAGTCCTTCCACTGGTCCGAGAGGGCGAAG GCCCAGGGCGCCGCCCTGCTGGCCGCCGTCTCCCCGCTGCGGCAGGctgagtcggtcgcctccggcgTCACCCCGGCCCGGCTGCTGGCCGCCCGCGCGGACGCCTCGCGCATCGTCAGCACCAGCAGCGGCCACTGCCGCCACCGGACCAGCTGCGCCATCAACAAG GTGCTGATGGGCAGCGTCCCGGACCGAGGGGGCCGCCCCAAGGAGATCGAGCCCCCCATGCCCACCTGGGAGAAGAGGCGCGAGGGGGAGGGAGGCCAGCAGCGCTGGGGCCGACGGAGCAAGAAGAAGAAATGA
- the LOC123349823 gene encoding RAS guanyl-releasing protein 4-like: protein MNRKESKRKSRVECPGPASPSPGKIRSRQSRRRMTCPTPREINTVMASLALGELTKTCSLEQLIEKCLNSFDLDGSLCRSDYTVNMTLTVHSWVVPSADLARCLLALYREASGEGQMERRQRICNFVRYWITHHPEAFRLEPRLEEAMGELWQAVQAKAHGRCQPADTTHVWTRKLSYQSSPSCNKKRKVSLLFDHLDAAELAEHLSYLEFKAFCRISYVDYRSYVLQGSVRENLALERSVALCNSISQWVQVMILNRPTPQQRAEVFTKFIRVTQKLRQLQNFNTLMAVLGGLCHSAISRLKDTHALLPQEVTKTLAEMTELLSSCCNYSAYRRAYGECSGFKIPIVGVHLKDLVSLHEALPDRLGGQLNLSKLQGLYQQAQELQALQQATPPFAANKDLVHLLTLSLDLYYTDDEIYELSYAREPRCPKSLPVTPFKPPVVVEWAPGVAPKPDRLTISKHVQQMVESVFKNYDHDQRGCISPEDFEKIVASFPFSYYGLGKDREGPYSRQEITDYFMRACAVFSKLGLGFLHDFQEATFKKPTFCHSCNGFLWGVSKQGYRCRDCGMSCHKQCKDLVELECKKRFHARASEGGTPRAATPAATQHPSSGSEEEAFPFPPVGEQAEERAVVLAGVPAGRRRTRDAWTQTDGTSPTAEGHEPHGGAGGCSRDQKLLEQLQEMEKERNQLLLENIGLHCRNAQLEAENGRLLTGEAEGRRGKVEEGGHGQASLTLLLEGMDSLHLQRDSKA, encoded by the exons ATGAACAGAAAAGAGAGCAAGAG GAAGTCGCGGGTGGAATGTCCcggccccgccagccccagccccggcaaGATCCGCTCACGGCAGAGCCGGCGTCGAAtgacctgccccacccccagggagaTCAACACGGTCAtggccagcctggccctgggggAGCTCACCAAGACCTGCAGCCTGGAGCAGCTCATCGAGAAGTGTCTCAACTCCTTCG ACCTGGACGGGAGCCTGTGCCGGAGCGACTACACGGTGAACATGACCCTGACCGTGCACAGCTGGGTGGTGCCCTCGGCTGACCTCGCCCGCTGCCTGCTGGCGCT CTACCGGGAGGCGTCTGGGGAGGGTCAGATGGAAAGACGCCAACGGATCTGCAACTTCGTCAG gtacTGGATCACGCATCACCCCGAGGCCTTTCGCCTGGAGCCCCGGCTGGAGGAGGCCATGGGCGAGCTCTGGCAGGCCGTGCAGGCCAAGGCCCATGGGCGGTGCCAGCCAGCGGACACGACCCACGT CTGGACCCGCAAGCTCAGCTACCAGAGCAGCCCCAGCTGCAACAAGAAGCGGAAAGTGTCTCTGCTCTTCGACCACCTGGACGCGGCGGAGCTGGCCGAGCACCTCAGCTACCTGGAGTTCAAAGCCTTCTGCCGCATCTCG TACGTGGATTACAGGAGCTACGTGCTGCAGGGCTCCGTGCGGGAAAACCTGGCCCTGGAACGCTCTGTGGCCCTTTGCAACAGCATCTCCCAGTGGGTGCAGGTCATGATCCTCAACCGGCCCACGCCGCAGCAGCGAGCCGAGGTCTTCACCAAATTCATCCGCGTCACACAG AAGCTGCGCCAGCTGCAGAACTTCAACACGCTGATGGCAGTGCTGGGCGGCCTGTGCCACAGCGCGATCTCCCGCCTGAAGGACACCCACGCGCTGCTGCCGCAGGAGGTCACCAAG acgCTGGCGGAGATGACCGAGCTGCTCTCCTCCTGCTGCAACTACAGCGCCTACCGGCGGGCCTACGGCGAGTGCAGCGGGTTCAAGATCCCCATCGTGGGGGTGCACCTCAAGGACCTGGTGTCCCTGCACGAGGCCCTGCCCGACCGCCTGGGGGGGCAGCTGAACCTCAGCAAGCTGCAGGGCCTGTACCAGCAGGCGCAGGAGCTGCAGGCGCTGCAGCAGGCCACGCCGCCCTTCGCCGCCAACAAGGACCTGGTGCACCTGCTCACG ctctccctCGACCTGTACTACACGGACGACGAAATCTACGAGCTCTCCTACGCCCGGGAACCCCgctgccccaagtccctg CCGGTCACACCCTTCAAGCCCCCCGTGGTGGTGGAGTGGGCGCCGGGCGTGGCCCCGAAACCGGACCGGCTCACCATCAGCAAACACGTCCAGCAGATGGTGGAG tctgTATTTAAGAATTACGACCACGACCAGCGCGGCTGCATCTCCCCCGAGGACTTTGAAAAGATTGTGGCCAGTTTCCCCTTCTCCTACTACGGCCTGGGGAAAGACCG CGAGGGACCCTACAGCCGCCAGGAGATCACCGACTACTTCATGCGGGCCTGCGCCGTCTTCTCCAAGCTGGGCCTCGGCTTCCTGCACGACTTCCAGGAGGCCACCTTCAAGAAACCCACCTTCTGCCACAGCTGCAACGGCTTC CTCTGGGGTGTCTCCAAGCAGGGGTACAGATGTCGGG actGTGGCATGAGCTGCCACAAGCAGTGcaaagacctggtggagctggAGTGCAAGAAGAGGTTCCACGCCAGAGCCTCCGAGGGGGGCACGCCCCGGGCCGCCACGCCTGCCGCCACGCAGCACCCCAGCTCAG GGTCGGAGGAAGaggccttcccctttcccccgGTGGGCGAGCAGGCGGAGGAGCGGGCCGTGGTGCTGGCAGGGGTGCCAGCCGGGCGGCGGCGCACCCGGGACGCCTGGACGCAGACGGACGGCACCAGCCCCACGGCGGAGGGCCACGAGCCCCACGGCGGGGCgggaggctgcagcagggaccagaagctcctggagcagctgcaggagatGGAGAAG GAGCggaaccagctgctgctggagaacATCGGCCTGCACTGCCGCAACGCCCAGCTGGAGGCGGAGAACGGGCGGCTGCTGACGGGCGAGGCCGAGGGGCGCCGGGGGaaggtggaggagggggggcacGGCCAGGCTTCGCTCACCCTGCTCCTGGAAGGGATGGACTCCCTGCACCTGCAGCGCGACTCCAAGGCATGA